A portion of the Babylonia areolata isolate BAREFJ2019XMU chromosome 16, ASM4173473v1, whole genome shotgun sequence genome contains these proteins:
- the LOC143290960 gene encoding ninjurin-1-like, giving the protein MENGNTQQATEMKEGPVNVYISPEESNQLLPLSDDEDVGEFKADSSYARKKTVAKGCLDFALLMANTSQLKVLVQTGKKNDLYYQLVAMISISIMLQVATGVLLIVLGSSEPRTRKGFRSAENMNNASVILILLITVLNLLISSLGISAPR; this is encoded by the exons ATGGAGAACGGGAACACGCAGCAAGCCACGGAGATGAAGGAAGGCCCAGTGAATGTATACATCAGTCCTGAAGAAAGCAACCAGCTTCTGCCTTTGAGTGATGATGAGGACGTTGGG GAGTTCAAGGCGGACAGCTCGTACGCCCGCAAGAAGACTGTGGCTAAGGGCTGCCTGGACTTTGCTCTGCTGATGGCCAACACCTCTCAGCTCAAGGTTCTGGTGCAGACGGGCAAGAAGAACGACCTCTACTACCAGCTGGTCGCCATGATCTCCATCTCCATCATGCTGCAG GTAGCGACAGGCGTCCTCCTGATCGTCCTGGGGTCCTCCGAGCCGAGGACCAGAAAGGGGTTCCGCTCCGCGGAGAATATGAACAACGCCTCCGTCATCCTCATCCTGCTCATCACCGTCCTCAACCTCCTCATCTCCTCGCTCGGCATCAGCGCTCCACGCTGA